Proteins encoded within one genomic window of Mesobacillus subterraneus:
- a CDS encoding NERD domain-containing protein, translated as MAQLIKLQDYVSRYAQDIYLYPSRYVRLKKKQWEGIKQKWENGPEATILTEIKEEQQPNNILHKLKSIVRQPDPVHVESAHENLEDQENLMDTGSLSSLSNIKTIEELKHHFLDGLLPFQLKWASSTLTERSFIAKEFNSDQTLKFLLQRFPDTFLILYKPIFLLKKAPVEAELIIITPAAAMCISFIEAEENAAYIGSKDRFWVKKTRNKEKKILNPLIALNRTEKIVKTLFEMYDVELPVQKLLISRNGFFDYPLQPYGVQFIEKRNFEEWFMSLRGMKSPLKHMQLKAAQVLLQYCQTTSVRRLEWENNSKSE; from the coding sequence ATGGCACAATTAATCAAGCTTCAAGACTATGTATCACGCTATGCCCAGGACATTTACCTTTACCCCTCGAGATATGTCCGTCTGAAGAAAAAACAGTGGGAAGGGATTAAGCAAAAGTGGGAAAACGGTCCTGAAGCAACTATACTTACTGAGATAAAAGAAGAACAGCAGCCTAATAATATCCTTCATAAGCTCAAAAGCATCGTGCGCCAGCCGGATCCTGTACATGTGGAGAGTGCTCATGAGAACCTGGAAGATCAAGAGAATTTGATGGACACTGGTTCTTTGAGTTCACTCTCTAACATAAAAACGATCGAAGAATTGAAACATCATTTCCTCGATGGATTGCTGCCATTCCAGTTGAAATGGGCGAGCTCGACTTTGACGGAAAGATCCTTTATCGCAAAAGAATTCAACAGTGATCAGACATTGAAATTTTTGCTGCAGCGATTTCCTGATACCTTCCTCATTTTATATAAACCTATATTTTTATTGAAAAAAGCGCCGGTCGAGGCCGAGTTAATCATCATCACTCCTGCTGCAGCCATGTGCATTTCGTTCATCGAAGCCGAAGAGAATGCTGCTTATATCGGGTCAAAGGATCGCTTCTGGGTCAAGAAAACGAGAAATAAGGAAAAGAAAATTCTAAATCCATTGATTGCGCTCAATCGGACTGAGAAAATCGTCAAGACTCTTTTTGAGATGTACGATGTCGAGCTTCCTGTGCAAAAGCTGCTAATCAGCAGGAATGGATTCTTTGACTATCCACTTCAACCATATGGGGTCCAATTCATTGAAAAACGCAATTTTGAGGAATGGTTCATGTCCCTGAGAGGCATGAAATCTCCATTGAAGCATATGCAATTAAAAGCAGCACAGGTCCTTCTGCAATACTGCCAGACAACATCCGTCAGAAGGCTTGAATGGGAAAACAATTCAAAGAGCGAATAG
- the thpR gene encoding RNA 2',3'-cyclic phosphodiesterase, protein MTGQQTHYFYALELPGEIKEIMKGTIHSLQGELPFKTWVHPQDLHITLAFLGNAPEEKIKAANERIEAAINKTTTFKLEINHLGIFGRKDAPRIFWAGLEKSTELNEVREAVFSSCTSAGFTLETRPFSPHITLSRKWAGEEAFTTDQLEVLNPIKKEFTFHAERVVLYKTHLGKSPKYEPIILFPLASRS, encoded by the coding sequence TTGACAGGTCAGCAAACACATTATTTCTATGCTCTCGAACTTCCTGGGGAGATAAAAGAAATCATGAAGGGCACAATCCACAGCCTGCAAGGGGAATTGCCTTTTAAAACCTGGGTACATCCACAGGATTTACATATTACGCTCGCTTTCCTTGGGAACGCTCCTGAAGAGAAAATAAAGGCTGCCAATGAACGGATAGAAGCAGCAATAAATAAAACAACAACATTTAAACTGGAGATCAATCATCTAGGCATTTTTGGCAGAAAGGACGCTCCAAGAATTTTTTGGGCAGGGCTAGAAAAATCCACGGAGTTGAATGAAGTAAGAGAAGCGGTATTTTCATCTTGCACGTCCGCTGGCTTTACCCTTGAGACACGCCCGTTCAGCCCGCATATCACTCTTTCCAGGAAATGGGCCGGAGAGGAAGCTTTCACCACTGACCAGCTTGAAGTATTAAACCCAATTAAAAAAGAATTTACTTTTCATGCCGAAAGAGTCGTTTTGTACAAGACTCATTTGGGGAAAAGTCCAAAATATGAACCAATAATACTATTCCCGCTTGCTTCCCGTTCTTGA